Proteins encoded by one window of Bacillus sp. DTU_2020_1000418_1_SI_GHA_SEK_038:
- a CDS encoding C39 family peptidase: MRKIVVSTIFIVLVFVVYLTINTVNSESKVNSSANSEIDFTGIEAITKINVPTYVKRYDWTKEGQMKITEVFIPVQTVKQLPELPHGCEITSLTAILNTFGYEVSKTEMADQYLPKQSFSTKKNRRYGANPYKAYAGNPRSETGGFFSYAPPIITAAEKYTKVVGEEIQTLDLSGSKKEDIIKQLNKGIPVLVWVTLDLGKPKLNYSWYFHDTGEKFTAPTNLHAVVLNGYDEKKVHVMNPLVGQMTYDINAFFKSYQELGSHAMAVVVKSEN; this comes from the coding sequence GTGAGGAAAATAGTAGTCAGCACTATTTTTATAGTCCTTGTATTTGTCGTTTATTTGACAATAAACACGGTAAATAGCGAATCAAAGGTAAACAGCAGTGCTAATTCGGAAATAGACTTTACAGGCATTGAGGCCATTACAAAAATCAATGTTCCGACTTATGTAAAAAGGTATGACTGGACAAAAGAAGGCCAGATGAAAATAACAGAGGTTTTTATCCCTGTACAAACAGTTAAACAATTACCTGAACTCCCGCATGGCTGTGAAATTACTTCTTTAACGGCTATTCTGAATACGTTTGGTTATGAGGTTTCAAAAACGGAGATGGCAGATCAGTATTTGCCAAAACAGTCATTTTCCACGAAGAAAAATCGCCGATACGGAGCCAATCCTTATAAGGCGTATGCCGGAAACCCTAGAAGCGAGACTGGCGGCTTTTTCAGCTATGCACCTCCAATTATTACAGCGGCGGAGAAGTATACTAAGGTTGTGGGTGAAGAAATTCAGACCCTTGATTTAAGCGGAAGCAAGAAAGAGGACATAATTAAACAGCTTAATAAAGGAATTCCAGTATTAGTTTGGGTAACTTTAGATCTAGGGAAGCCGAAATTAAATTATTCTTGGTATTTTCATGATACAGGGGAGAAATTTACTGCTCCAACTAATTTACATGCTGTCGTATTAAATGGCTATGATGAAAAGAAAGTACATGTTATGAATCCATTAGTCGGACAAATGACGTATGATATAAACGCATTTTTTAAAAGCTACCAGGAGCTTGGCAGTCATGCCATGGCTGTAGTAGTCAAAAGTGAAAACTAA
- a CDS encoding aspartate/glutamate racemase family protein yields the protein MQKKSLGVIGGMGPMATSVFFEKVIENTVANSDQEHINMVILNHASLPDRTSVILENKEELFLNAVAKDMKLLEAAGVDHIAIPCNTSHFFYNQMQEMTNIKIINMVDETCKEIHRKHGDHSKVAILATNGTVSSGIYRQGCKNYKMELHIPDEVSQEQVMNTIYNIKSDLKVDAAAIEQIIMDLVYKENCCCVILACTELSCMHLSDDVMKYCIDAMDVLVEKSIEYSGGIVKNPIEWGKP from the coding sequence ATGCAAAAGAAAAGCTTAGGCGTTATTGGCGGGATGGGGCCAATGGCCACATCTGTTTTTTTTGAGAAGGTTATTGAAAATACAGTGGCGAATTCAGATCAGGAACACATTAATATGGTTATTCTAAACCATGCTTCCTTACCTGATCGCACGAGTGTGATTTTAGAAAATAAAGAAGAGTTATTTTTAAACGCAGTCGCAAAAGATATGAAGCTTCTTGAAGCTGCAGGCGTTGACCACATCGCTATACCATGTAACACATCCCATTTTTTCTATAATCAAATGCAGGAAATGACCAATATAAAGATTATTAATATGGTAGATGAGACTTGTAAAGAAATTCATAGAAAACATGGAGATCATAGCAAGGTTGCGATATTAGCTACAAACGGAACAGTGAGCAGCGGGATTTATAGACAGGGATGTAAAAACTATAAGATGGAATTACATATCCCTGATGAGGTCTCTCAAGAGCAAGTGATGAATACAATATATAATATAAAAAGTGATTTGAAGGTAGATGCTGCGGCAATTGAACAAATCATTATGGATCTTGTTTATAAAGAAAATTGCTGCTGTGTTATTCTCGCTTGTACCGAGTTATCATGTATGCATTTAAGTGATGACGTCATGAAATATTGCATCGATGCTATGGATGTTCTAGTTGAAAAGTCGATTGAATATTCCGGTGGCATTGTCAAGAATCCAATAGAGTGGGGCAAGCCTTAA
- a CDS encoding murein hydrolase activator EnvC family protein, producing the protein MKRKFLILGIGIIVGLGSLFPPVSNTAHAVQANKQLEEKKKDIQNKRSTIQSEINQTKDKVDEINAEQAATTAEIKRLDFAVADTNNQIREKEVQIEEAQQEIKRLREEIAILKEQIQKRDELLKERVRSIQENGGVINYVDVLLGAQSFGDFINRVSAVTTFMQADRDLLKAHQEDKAALDNKEAEVQRQLEELSQKKVQLEEMKKKLEGQVAEKNKLLAHLNEQEEKMHEELHELEDQAGLLAAQEKAIKREIEAWNKRQRELEEQRKKAAANGSSVGPMPTISNGAFMNPTTGRLTSHFGQRWGAFHSGIDIGKGGRSGSIPIVAAAAGSVIRANYDRSYGNVVMITHVIDGQVMTTVYGHLESLSVSNGARVEKGQMLGYMGSTGHSTGPHLHFEIHHGPWNGSRTNAVNPLKYVSY; encoded by the coding sequence TTGAAAAGGAAATTTCTCATTCTAGGAATTGGAATCATCGTTGGGCTTGGCAGCTTATTTCCTCCGGTTTCTAATACAGCACACGCAGTTCAAGCGAATAAGCAGCTGGAAGAAAAAAAGAAGGATATCCAAAACAAACGATCAACTATTCAATCGGAAATTAATCAAACTAAAGATAAAGTAGATGAAATCAATGCTGAACAGGCAGCTACTACAGCCGAAATTAAAAGATTAGATTTTGCAGTTGCGGATACCAATAATCAAATTCGAGAAAAAGAAGTCCAAATTGAAGAGGCTCAACAAGAAATTAAGAGGCTTCGGGAGGAAATAGCCATCCTAAAGGAGCAGATTCAGAAACGGGACGAGCTTCTTAAGGAACGTGTACGCTCTATTCAGGAAAATGGCGGGGTCATCAACTATGTGGATGTTTTGCTTGGTGCACAAAGCTTTGGCGATTTTATTAATCGTGTAAGTGCTGTAACAACTTTCATGCAGGCAGATAGGGACCTGCTTAAAGCTCATCAGGAGGATAAAGCTGCCCTTGATAACAAAGAAGCTGAAGTGCAAAGACAGCTTGAGGAATTAAGCCAGAAGAAAGTACAGCTGGAAGAAATGAAGAAAAAGCTTGAAGGTCAAGTGGCTGAGAAGAATAAGTTACTTGCTCATTTAAATGAACAGGAAGAAAAAATGCACGAGGAGCTTCATGAGCTTGAAGATCAAGCAGGACTTCTTGCTGCACAAGAAAAGGCAATAAAACGAGAAATAGAAGCTTGGAATAAGAGACAGCGTGAGCTTGAAGAACAGCGTAAAAAGGCAGCGGCAAACGGTTCTTCTGTTGGGCCAATGCCAACTATTTCAAATGGAGCTTTCATGAACCCAACAACAGGCAGACTCACATCCCACTTCGGCCAACGCTGGGGAGCGTTCCATTCAGGGATTGATATAGGAAAAGGTGGGCGTTCGGGATCAATACCGATTGTTGCAGCAGCAGCTGGCTCAGTTATTCGTGCGAATTATGATCGAAGCTACGGAAATGTCGTGATGATTACACATGTTATTGATGGACAAGTAATGACGACTGTATATGGACACTTGGAGAGTCTTAGCGTTTCAAACGGAGCTCGGGTTGAAAAAGGCCAAATGCTAGGCTATATGGGCAGTACGGGACATTCAACTGGACCACACCTTCATTTCGAAATCCATCATGGTCCATGGAACGGAAGCAGGACGAACGCAGTAAATCCACTTAAGTATGTTTCTTATTAG
- the asnB gene encoding asparagine synthase (glutamine-hydrolyzing), with protein MCGFVGFAHANPEIDKKQTINDMMDTIIHRGPDSGESFTDKNIAFGFRRLSIIDLSEEAGQPMFNEDKSCVLIFNGEIYNYQELKKDLIEKGHIFKTDTDSEVLIHGYEEYGVDLLQKLRGMFAFAIWDTKKETMLLARDFFGIKPLYYTQNTTDNSFIFGSEIKSFLKNSSFKKELNKDALMPYLTFQYSVLDETFFKGVYKLKPGHYMIYKQGKMEIKQYWNVNFDEQENSLDYYIEQINNTMRESVDYHKISDVKVGSFLSGGIDSSYITALLKPNKTFSIGFKDYEGIFNETNLSKELSDKLDIENYRKLMNADECFETLPTIQYHMDEPQSNLSSVPLYFLSKLAREHVTVVLSGEGADEIFGGYVWYQKSAKQEKYEKVPYIIRRALSKVGSALPQNKMTTFLVKGGQKIEEKFIGQAKVFEEEDAFKVLKDEYKNGPTVQSITKQVFDQVKGKDDVTKMQYLDLKLWLPGDILLKADKMSMAHSIELRVPFLDKEVMSMASKLPSSLRVNRKDTKYALRAASSEVLPDEWANRPKVGFPVPIRFWLQEEKYYQIVKEMFQSDMAKEFFNTDELLRYLEEHYSKKHNYARYIWTVYVFLVWYKKFFKEM; from the coding sequence ATGTGCGGTTTCGTTGGTTTTGCTCATGCTAATCCAGAAATAGATAAGAAACAAACAATCAATGACATGATGGATACCATTATTCATAGAGGACCTGACAGCGGAGAATCTTTTACAGATAAGAATATTGCCTTTGGCTTTAGACGTCTTAGCATTATTGATTTATCTGAAGAAGCCGGTCAGCCAATGTTTAATGAAGATAAAAGCTGTGTGTTAATTTTTAATGGGGAAATTTATAACTATCAAGAATTGAAAAAAGACCTGATAGAAAAAGGCCATATTTTCAAAACAGATACAGATAGTGAAGTATTAATCCACGGTTATGAAGAGTATGGTGTAGACTTATTGCAGAAGCTAAGAGGAATGTTTGCCTTTGCTATTTGGGATACGAAAAAGGAAACGATGCTCCTGGCACGTGATTTCTTTGGTATTAAACCTCTTTATTATACACAAAACACAACAGACAACTCCTTTATCTTTGGTTCCGAAATTAAATCATTCTTAAAGAACTCAAGCTTCAAAAAAGAATTAAATAAGGATGCATTAATGCCTTATTTAACCTTCCAATATTCAGTTCTGGATGAAACCTTCTTTAAAGGTGTGTACAAGCTTAAACCAGGTCATTATATGATCTACAAACAAGGAAAAATGGAGATTAAGCAGTACTGGAATGTAAATTTTGATGAGCAAGAGAATAGTTTAGATTATTATATTGAACAAATAAATAACACGATGAGAGAATCAGTCGATTATCACAAAATCAGTGATGTAAAGGTTGGATCCTTCCTTTCAGGCGGAATTGATTCCAGCTATATTACGGCTTTACTGAAGCCTAATAAAACCTTCTCAATTGGATTTAAGGATTATGAAGGAATCTTTAACGAAACGAATTTGTCTAAAGAACTATCAGACAAACTCGATATTGAAAACTACCGTAAGCTAATGAATGCTGATGAATGCTTTGAGACCTTGCCGACCATTCAATATCATATGGATGAACCGCAGTCGAACCTTTCATCTGTTCCACTATACTTTTTATCTAAATTAGCTAGGGAACATGTAACTGTCGTTTTGTCCGGTGAAGGTGCAGACGAGATTTTCGGCGGGTATGTGTGGTATCAGAAATCAGCTAAACAAGAAAAATATGAAAAAGTCCCATACATCATCAGACGTGCGCTATCTAAAGTAGGCAGTGCCCTTCCGCAAAATAAAATGACCACCTTCTTAGTTAAAGGCGGCCAAAAGATCGAAGAGAAATTTATTGGACAGGCTAAAGTCTTTGAAGAAGAAGATGCTTTCAAAGTGTTAAAAGATGAGTATAAAAACGGTCCCACTGTACAAAGTATTACAAAACAAGTATTTGACCAAGTAAAAGGGAAAGATGATGTAACCAAAATGCAGTATCTTGACCTAAAGCTTTGGCTTCCTGGAGATATTCTCTTAAAAGCGGATAAAATGAGTATGGCTCATTCCATTGAATTAAGGGTTCCATTCCTAGATAAAGAAGTCATGTCAATGGCATCCAAATTGCCTAGCTCATTACGCGTGAATCGCAAAGATACAAAATATGCATTGCGTGCTGCTTCAAGTGAAGTGCTTCCTGATGAATGGGCAAATCGTCCAAAGGTTGGGTTCCCTGTACCGATCCGTTTTTGGCTGCAAGAAGAGAAGTATTACCAGATCGTTAAGGAAATGTTCCAATCAGATATGGCGAAAGAGTTCTTCAACACTGATGAGCTATTGAGATATTTGGAAGAGCATTATTCAAAGAAACATAACTATGCCCGCTACATTTGGACAGTTTATGTGTTCCTTGTTTGGTATAAGAAGTTCTTTAAAGAAATGTGA